The Aspergillus oryzae RIB40 DNA, chromosome 5 genome segment AACCGTGGACATCTACCACAAGAAGTTCCAGATCATTTCTCTTTCGGGGTACACCCACACGCAGCCATGCCCCACGTCGCGCGGGCCGCGCCAGAGAAGGGACCCGCGATTGATGTTCTAAAGGAACATGCCAGAGGTGTTGCCAGCGGTAGTGTACAACAGCACATACCTCACGTCTCCAGAGCTGCTCCAGAGAACGGCCCCAGTGCTGAGGTCCTGAAGGAGCATGTTAGAGGGGTCCCTGTGGGTGCGCACCAGCGCCCACAGGTAGCCATGCCCCACACCGCAAGGGCTGCTCCGGAGAATGGCCCAGCTATTGAGGTGCTAAAGGAGCACACCAGAGGCGTTCCCAGTGCTGGTGCGCAACACCCAGGGGTCAATAACGTGTACAACCCAGCCGGGGTGTCGGTAACCAATAACAACCCACGGAAAGAGCCATTCCACCCGTATGAATCTCATTCCTTTGAGAATGTCACCCAGGGAGGTAGTGTCAAACCACCCAACATGGCGGAACCAGAGTTAGAGTTGGCCCCCGACTCCAGCAGTATTGGGGATGACGATTCAGAGATTTTCGATTTTGAAGACGTTAGCTCAGTTACAGATGACTCTGAACATGAGGGAGAGACACGCAAAGAAGCGCAGCCCTGGCGCGGAAGTCTCTTTCGCCGGCATTCCTCTACTTCAAGGCGTCCTGGGCCATCTCGATAT includes the following:
- a CDS encoding uncharacterized protein (predicted protein), which translates into the protein MPHVARAAPEKGPAIDVLKEHARGVASGSVQQHIPHVSRAAPENGPSAEVLKEHVRGVPVGAHQRPQVAMPHTARAAPENGPAIEVLKEHTRGVPSAGAQHPGVNNVYNPAGVSVTNNNPRKEPFHPYESHSFENVTQGGSVKPPNMAEPELELAPDSSSIGDDDSEIFDFEDVSSVTDDSEHEGETRKEAQPWRGSLFRRHSSTSRRPGPSRYRSHYRKQPSGASDNRHGRTKYPSDYVDVIPADSRDSDKQLWRVHSREVARQTRDRPKIIHAPVSSEDLDAPEFDERYRGPRARNDIRTRILDDREARLERREKQLDYRTRMLDVLDERLDDALRRRMSLRDAGPYYSRQYYENY